The following are from one region of the Platichthys flesus chromosome 2, fPlaFle2.1, whole genome shotgun sequence genome:
- the LOC133965317 gene encoding cytokine-like protein 1: MRLGLAALLWLLCLLRLSECAPPTCYSRALGLSKEVMALLDKIHTYHRTKTCAEVLPTIFLDVHNSCITTKLRDFLYVVLNHPNQYCRERPRIMLLKRKIQSLYTIITRICYRDLVFFTDDCEAIETGHTRPYHAEDRLQLLQEER, encoded by the exons ATGAGGCTGGGACTGGCCGCTCTGCTGTGGCTCCTCTGCCTGCTCCGCCTGTCGGAGTGCGCTCCTCCGACCTGCTACTCCAGGGCGCTCGGCCTGAGCAAAGAAGTCATGGCTCTGCTGGACAAGATCCACACGTACCACCGCACG AAAACGTGCGCTGAAGTCCTACCTACGATCTTCCTGGATGTGCAT AACTCGTGCATCACCACCAAGCTTCGTGACTTTCTCTATGTGGTGCTCAACCACCCCAACCAGTACTGCAGAGAGCGTCCCAGAATAATGCTGCTGAAACGTAAAATCCAGAGCCTGTACACCATCATCACCAGGATCTGTTATCGG GACCTGGTGTTTTTCACAGATGACTGTGAGGCTATTGAGACTGGTCATACTCGCCCTTACCATGCAGAGGACCGGCTTCAGCTCCTGcaagaggagagatga
- the LOC133962901 gene encoding limbin-like translates to MLQVHVVATTATILSFIFNTQVSCSSPPSSHHRPGHGAGHQSCCNGTCQDESWCTTPPPLLLENMESFSSPHLMPHDRVGRTAALPLLRMDGAMKLQGPVVSSSDSPLSSSAPAGPRGLSFFSSFTEMSNILHLRIRKSTLTRFNPGHTLPQVQSVAPPSAFGVKFHKCAQVKLDTDPPQLTFFLLIHNMGPVGGTNLSQVAIRDSLSGIVLLQTEGRVVERGYQTFAIDSLSAGSQIVVNYTAHIRSHKSEILDLPAFLTFSNASQNDVSMFGPLTANLTLRVNSTDRIYPNHGVHFAGFAAGFFVALVLLSLGFLAMNLIGLRTRLNLLQQRRKRRDSDLEYADCNMSETIKDESTFEDKMVDIMVLEDPQNMYQALENLEMSTLLRATNNLETTRIQIYKDVISSLLGGLRHMGQTTAQAQQRLLSVLHGQLLGMEGRLKEERGTRMAALAGQCNLETREEMEAEHRREAAEKAEAELLCQHAEQQEVLQCSVLLEKLHKRSQSRLQRTLLVRHEEASAKVQRQIIEWRRVELHKIFSEEMEEATRMGELEKSTAMSLQHDYFTCQDQLEEVLDVVLANQRYVLAERHAQRKFLVHSLHSLNSLISDTFSSTSSNLESWFTHIRRGSTVPAEQIDQLQEKAQKELVMVRQRLDEALSQERRAMRCGLIKKRREIITEMLRVHKQREKELSVLSKRLEQSMEVAQNLHCWQNLLTAHSLELAELINNLDEEATADIRKVTMRVIQGAIAEVKAIQPSVTQALPTPLPPATHLSLLQVEPEQGAGQAQGQGASTLLQGQERLHQEGKAALRTLSGTRGALQEAMERELQEQREIRAQSRAFFRCLCSSQLTLSEDDRLRMKLEFQKCLSVMDRCLVLPHAVSKTKLHTSLAAWRKDSEKQMTNMQSKGKSSKARQKTDESDLLHFQKRLEDRIQLFVEEKEMESTVMNKVLEEMQREREKELRSQANNLTIQMAAIHFLKAERRTKVLETCRAMLTLHGLLIQQLRERKSLESQDMAQSIQSHCMGLEEAEQQLQREKTELDGLEIPSRVESNKTPRDDSEDSEEDIEEDKVFQLQQDCRMTTILQEALYKCDEVIRLLSERLQERTANYQAMEDLKEQMELRRLYGNCDQDLEFASQLVKQSQVSAEVLLEALRLLLPTLPESELLSISDALCPKQHHASLLAEQENVGCAVGSNRLISVKLREDVVHGNMSTTLCCPVERERLQEKRQSLMEKLLPSSHLLTPRDVKPETGKRDSVTETQPPDCNSSVTENTVTQKQRDAAKGKVGATVNETLNSSASASCALDIPGTGGRLFVFRDPPEARDCGNVSQRKRKRNFLNLKKGSVAPTNLL, encoded by the exons ATGCTTCAGGTACATGTAGTCGCGACGACGGCCACGATACTTTCATTTATCTTTAACACACAAGTGTCATGTTCGTCTCCACCTTCTTCACATCACCGCCCGGGTCACGGAGCTGGACACCAGTCCTGCTGTAACGGTACATGTCAGGATGAGTCATGGTGCACAACCCCGCCTCCTCTTCTGTTGGAGAACATGGAG AGTTTCTCCAGTCCCCATCTAATGCCACATGACCGTGTTGGGAGAACTGCAGCGCTGCCACTGCTCAGGATGGATG GTGCAATGAAACTCCAAGGGCCAGTGGTGTCTTCTTCAGACAGCCCcctctcttcttcagctcctgcCGGTCCACGGGGactctcctttttctcttcatttACTGAAATGTCGAACATCTTGCACCTTCGGATCCGCAAGAGCACACTGACCAGATTCAACCCGGGCCACACTCTGCCTCAG GTTCAGAGTGTGGCACCTCCATCTGCATTCGGGGTCAAATTTCACAAGTGTGCTCAG GTGAAGCTCGACACTGACCCTCCTCAGTTGACCTTCTTCCTGCTGATTCACAACATGGGTCCAGTCGGTGGTACCAACCTGTCTCAGGTGGCCATCCGGGACTCCCTGTCTGGAATAGTCCTCCTACAAACTGAAGGCAGGGTGGTGGAAAGAGGCTATCAGACATTTGCTATTGATTCCCTGTCTG CTGGTTCTCAGATTGTCGTCAACTACACGGCTCACATAAGGAGTCATAAGAGTGAAATACTGGACCTTCCAgcttttctcactttttctaatgCCTCACAG AATGACGTCAGTATGTTTGGTCCATTAACAGCTAATCTAACCCTGAGGGTGAACTCCACTGACAGA ATCTATCCCAACCACGGAGTCCATTTTGCTGGATTTGCTGCAGGGTTCTTTGTCGCTTTGGTTCTGCTGTCACTCGGGTTCCTGGCCATGAACCTGATAGGCCTCAGAACCAGGCTTAACCTTCTTCAGCAAAGG aggaaaagaagggaTTCAGACCTGGAGTATGCAGACTGCAACATGAGTGAAACAATTAAAGATGAGTCAACATTTGAAGATAAGATGGTGGACATCATGGTGTTAGAGGATCCTCAGAACATGTACCAGGCTTTGGAGAA CCTTGAAATGTCAACACTGCTTCGCGCAACCAACAACCTGGAGACCACACGCATTCAGATCTACAAGGATGTGATATCCTCCCTGCTGGGGGGCCTGAGGCACATGGGGCAGACCACCGCCCAGGCCCAGCAGAGGCTTCTCAGTGTGCTCCATGGACAGCTGCTTGGCATGGAGGGCCGACTGAAGGAGGAGCGCGGGACCCGAATGGCTGCCCTGGCTGGCCAGTGTAACCTGGAGACTCGGGAAGAAATGGAAGCAGAGCACCGCAGGGAAGCAGCTGAGAAAGCCGAGGCCGAGTTGCTGTGTCAACATGCAGAACAACAG GAAGTCCTCCAGTGCAGTGTCCTGCTAGAGAAGCTGCATAAACGGAGCCAGAGTCGGCTCCAGCGCACCCTGTTGGTCCGACATGAAGAAGCCTCAGCAAAGGTTCAGAGGCAAATCATCGAGTGGCGCCGGGTGGAGCTGCACAAGATCTTCtctgaggagatggaggaggccaCCAGGATGGGCGAGTTGGAGAAAAGCACAGCCATGAGTCTGCAGCATGATTATTTTACCTGTCAG GATCAGCTTGAAGAGGTTCTTGATGTCGTCCTTGCCAATCAGCGTTATGTTCTGGCTGAACGCCATGCACAGAGGAAGTTCCTGGTTCACAGCCTCCACAGCCTCAACAGCCTGATTTCTGACACCTTCTCTAGCACCTCCAGCAACTTGGAGAGCTGGTTCACTCACATCAGGAG AGGGAGCACAGTGCCTGCAGAGCAGATAGACCAGCTGCAGGAAAAGGCCCAGAAAGAGCTGGTGATGGTGAGGCAGAGACTGGATGAGGCGCTGAGTCAAGAGAGGAGAGCCATGCGCTGCGGCCTGAtcaagaagaggagggagatcaTCACTGAAATG CTGAGAGtccacaaacagagagagaaggagctgtCGGTTCTGTCTAAGCGTCTGGAGCAAAGCATGGAGGTAGCCCAGAACCTGCACTGTTGGCAGAATCTACTGACGGCTCACAGCTTGGAGCTAGCTGAGCTCATCAACAACCTGGATGAAGAGGCTACTGCTGACATCCGCAAG GTGACCATGCGTGTGATCCAAGGTGCGATAGCAGAAGTCAAAGCCATCCAGCCTTCTGTCACTCAGGCTCTGCCAACGCCCTTACCTCCGGCGACCCACCTCTCCCTGCTGCAGGTAGAGCCAGAGCAAGGAGCCGGACAGGCGCAGGGACAAGGAGCAAGCACTCTCCTGCAGGGCCAGGAGAGGCTGCACCAGGAAGGCAAGGCAGCGCTGCGCACCCTGAGCGGCACTAGGGGAGCTCTGCAGGAAGCCatggagagagagctgcaggagcagagggagataaGGGCACAATCCAGAGCTTTCTTCAG gtgtttgtgttcatctcaGCTGACTCTATCTGAAGATGACAGGCTGAGGATGAAACTGGAGTTCCAgaagtgtctgtctgtgatgGACCGATGCCTGGTGCTGCCTCATGCTGTCTCCAAAACCAAACTCCACACTTCTCTGGCAGCTTGGAGAAAGGACAGCGAGAAACAGATG ACGAATATGCAGTCCAAAGGGAAAAGCAGCAAGGCCAGACAGAAAACAGACGAATCCGACCTCCTGCATTTCCAGAAAAGGCTCGAGGACAGGATCCAGCTGTTTGtggaagagaaggagatggagagcaCTGTCATGAATaag GTGTTGGAGgagatgcagagggagagagagaaggaactcCGCTCTCAGGCGAACAACCTGACGATTCAAATGGCTGCCATCCACTTCCTGAAGGCTGAGAGGAGGACCAAAGTCCTGGAGACCTGCAGAGCCATGCTCACCCTGCACGGTCTGCTCATCCAGCAgctcagagagaggaagagtctgGAGAGCCAAGACATGGCCCAGAGTATACAGAGCCACTGCATG GGCCTTgaggaagcagagcagcagcttcagaggGAGAAGACCGAGTTGGACGGCCTAGAGATTCCTAGCAGAGTTGAGTCAAATAAAACCCCCAGAGACGACTCTGAAGACAGCGAGGAGGACATCGAGGAAGACAAagtgtttcagctgcagcaggactgcAGGATGACAACCATCCTTCAGGAGGCGCTCTACAAGTGTGATGAGGTCATCAGACTGTTGTCTGAGCG TTTGCAAGAAAGAACTGCCAACTATCAAGCCATGGAAGATTTGAAAGAACAAATGGAGCTCAGGAGACTTTATGGAAACTGTGACCAG GATCTGGAGTTTGCATCTCAGTTGGTGAAGCAGAGTCAGGTGTCTGCCGAAGTTCTTCTAGAGGCccttcgcctcctcctccccacgcTGCCTGAAAGCGagctcctctccatctctgatGCCCTCTGCCCTAAACAGCACCATGCGTCATTGTTGGCAGAGCAAGAAAATGTGGG GTGTGCTGTGGGTTCTAATCGCCTTATTTCTGTCAAACTGAGAGAAGACGTGGTGCATGGAAATATGTCGACCACACTGTGCTGCccggtggagagagagag GCTCCAGGAAAAGAGGCAAAGTCTGATGGAAAAACTGCTGCCCTCATCTCACCTTCTGACTCCGAGAGATGTGAAACCAGAGACAGGAAAGAGGGACAGTGTCACTGAAACACAACCGCCCGATTGTAATTCATCCGTGACTGAAAACACGGTTACACAGAAGCAGAGGGACGCTGCTAAAGGGAAAGTTGGGGCCACAGTGAATGAAACATTAAACAGCTCAGCCTCAGCCAGCTGTGCACTGGACATCCCGGGGACAGGAGGGAGGCTGTTTGTGTTCCGGGATCCACCTGAAGCTCGTGACTGTGGAAATGTCTCCcagagaaaaaggaagaggaatTTCCTCAATCTGAAGAAAGGTTCAGTGGCCCCGACAAACCTATTGTGA